In a single window of the Labrus mixtus chromosome 20, fLabMix1.1, whole genome shotgun sequence genome:
- the cdr2l gene encoding cerebellar degeneration-related protein 2-like — protein MLRAGRMEEFVTEEEEPWYDQRDLEQDLHLAAELGKTLLERNKELEDSLQQMYINNEEQVQEIEYLSKQLEMLREMNEQHAKVYEQLDVTARELEITNEKLVLESKASQQKIDRLMGTMETLQGQVDSLTSRVEELRTLEELRVRREKKERRKTVHSFPCLKELCTAPRYEDGFLLANPGSVDLAESQPMDEENERLRDIVTSLRSAMASERSKREGAERECAAVLQEFERLEQRLLGAEGCQLRVQELEAELHEMQQLRKSRMCLVGGMEEGLETLLRNGPETDTPEEGVGLEEGGGGEGGSGDAGGAGQQGGPVRKSCSDTALNAISARDASGRRQGSYAMHANGVRKRGMSILREVDEQYHALLEKYEELLGKCRRHEESLCHAGVQTSRPVSRDPSMKEYIMISAGPSTSGAAAAAASPPTPPQTPSTPEALEGISRQVEQVDKRLSQNTPEYKALFKEIFSRLQKTKSDMNSTKSRKSHK, from the exons ACCTGCACCTGGCAGCCGAGCTCGGCAAGACTCTGCTGGAACGCAACAAGGAGCTGGAGGACTCCCTGCAGCAGATGTACATCAACAATGAGGAGCAAGTGCAGGAGATAGAG TATCTGTCCAAGCAGCTGGAAATGCTGAGGGAGATGAACGAGCAGCACGCAAAGGTGTACGAGCAGCTGGACGTGACGGCCAGGGAGCTGGAGATCACCAACGAGAAGCTGGTGCTGGAGAGCAAGGCGTCGCAGCAGAAGATCGACAG GCTGATGGGCACCATGGAGACCCTGCAAGGTCAGGTGGACAGTCTGACGTCTcgggtggaggagctgagaacTCTGGAAGAGCTGAGGGTCCGCAGGGAGAAGAAGGAACGACGCAAGACGGTCCACTCGTTTCCCTGCCTCAAAGAGCTCTGCACAGCGCCGAG GTATGAGGATGGTTTCCTGTTGGCCAATCCGGGCAGTGTGGACCTGGCCGAGAGCCAGCCGATGGACGAGGAGAACGAGCGCCTCAGAGACATCGTCACCTCCCTGCGCTCGGCGATGGCCAGCGAGCGCTCGAAGAGGGAAGGCGCCGAGCGGGAGTGCGCGGCGGTGCTGCAGGAGTTTGAGCGTCTGGAGCAACGCCTGCTGGGAGCCGAGGGCTGCCAGCTGCGGGTTCAGGAGCTCGAGGCTGAGCTCCACGAGATGCAGCAGCTGCGGAAGTCCAGGATGTGTTTGGTTGGTGGCATGGAGGAAGGCCTGGAGACGCTGCTCAGAAACGGCCCGGAGACGGACACCCCAGAGGAGGGCGTGGGGCTGGAGGAGGGTGGCGGCGGCGAGGGAGGGTCTGGAGACGCGGGGGGGGCGGGGCAGCAGGGCGGCCCGGTGAGGAAGAGCTGCAGCGACACGGCTTTGAACGCAATCTCAGCCCGTGACGCCTCGGGGAGACGACAGGGAAGCTACGCCATGCACGCAAACGGCGTGCGCAAACGCGGCATGTCGATCCTGCGCGAGGTGGACGAGCAGTACCACGCGCTGCTGGAGAAGTACGAGGAGCTGCTGGGGAAGTGCCGGCGCCACGAGGAGAGCCTGTGCCACGCGGGGGTCCAGACATCCAGGCCCGTCTCCAGAGACCCCTCCATGAAGGAGTACATCATGATCTCTGCGGGGCCCTCCACATCCGgggccgccgccgccgccgccagcCCCCCTACACCACCGCAGACCCCCTCCACACCCGAGGCCCTGGAAGGGATCAGCAGGCAGGTGGAGCAGGTGGACAAGCGGCTGAGCCAGAACACGCCCGAGTACAAGGCCCTGTTCAAAGAGATCTTCTCTCGCTTGCAGAAGACAAAGAGTGACATGAACTCCACCAAGAGCAGGAAGTCTCACAAATGA